Below is a window of Rhodamnia argentea isolate NSW1041297 chromosome 11, ASM2092103v1, whole genome shotgun sequence DNA.
GCATTCCAAGGCCTGAAGGTCCAGCTCGCCCTTGCCGTCGAAGTTCGCCGGGGAATAGACGCAGCACGTGTTGGTCGGGGAAAACGGCGGCAGCCCGAGGGCGAGAACGGCCGGACATGCGTACATGGAAGAGCACAGATTGGGGGAGCTCCGGTCGCATATGGGCGAGCCCTTGACGGTGAGGGAGGTGGTGGAGGGATCGCAATGGAGGAGGACGAAAGTCGACGATCCGAGCTCGAACGGGCCGGACCAGTCGAGGCCCAGGTTGGGCGAGGGCTTCATGGAGGTGCAAGTGGACATGTAGGGTGGGGAGATGATTAAGGTCGAGGTTGTGTAGGATATGGAGGTTATCGGGTATAAGCCGGTGTGGGTGGCGAAGACCAGCTCGTGGCGGTCTTGCGCGTGGAAGCAAGTCACGTAGGGGTGGAACCGGGGAGAGCCGCAGCCGTAGCCAGTGCCGAAAGGGTACTTGACCGTCAGCGAGCCGCAGGTGTTCCGGCATGCCGGATCGGGGGATTCCGCTGGCTGGAGATTGAGGAGGAGAGTGAGGACGAAGCAGAGAGTCAGAGCACGTTCCATTGGGTTTGATCTATTAGACCGGTGTATGTCCTCGTACTTAGATGGACTACTTGGCATGTGGGAGCAAAGGTAGTCTCCGTGGTGTGCCACGTGGCGTGTTGTAATTAAGCATCGCAGAATGACAGGATCAACCTTTGGGAGAATATTTAGCACAAGAATTAGTAAAATGAATTCGGCGATGATATCTGCAGCGAGGACTCCATTGTTCTAGCACCAGCAAATTTAAAGGGTTACTTAAgctaaggaaaaaaattttcaaaaagttctaaaactattgcacttttatcaattcggtGCTAAATCGATGCGGGAGAGGCCAACTTCACCGACTGTAGGTGAGGGTCCGCCGACTGTCACAGCCacatgaagaaaaagaaaattaataaagaaaatttcaaaaaaaaaaaaaatcacgttagcGCGAGAATGCCACGTATGATAGTCGATGTCCACTTCagcaatttccggccaaaattgattggaatggattcaattggcaaaacattaaaatatttagaactgaattgacaaaattaaaatatttaaaactgaattgacaaaattacaatGTTTAGAAATTTGGACTATTGTCCGATTAAGCTAATGTCTGTATAAATCAGTCATTTCAAGTTTACATAACTTCTGAAAGGGTGGACATACCAATTGCATGTCAGCTCCTTAAAAAGAGGTTTTAAGAAGCTCTAAATCAGGTGTCAAACTAACTTACCCTAAAATTTTAGGGCATAGGCACTTTCGAATATTGTTGTCTCGTTTTGCACTTTCCCAGTTGGTGTCTAATTTCAATAGACAATATCAAAAACCAAAAGACTGTTAGaaaatatgatcgaattggATGACCAACGGAATCAcactttgaaccaaatatcTTTCTCGGTAAGAATAGCAAATAGCAATTCTGATATTTCTTCAGGATCTATCAAGggaaataataaaagaaaaaggctgtttcttttgagaaaaaacaaaaatgaaagtcCTGGAAGTTAAAGTTAAGTGAACAGTGAACAGAATTATAGTTCATAAACAATAAAGgaacacaactcttcatgtccaaaAGTAGTTTATTCTAACACAAACTTTCGTTGTCTAAAACACTGTCACTTCTAAAAAATTGCAACTCTGCATTGTCCAAAAAACCTCTTCAAATGTCATAagacattaataaaaaatttcaaattaaaaaattaaattaaattaactgCAACTCCTGGGTGAACAGTTGTCACTGTTTCGATAAGACTCAAaagttaatttattattataattttccaaaaataaaaatgaaaaaaataataacttaaTAGTGCCTATTCCGAACCACGGCTATAGAATGCCTAATAATCACACACCCGCACGCTAGTATACTGTGTTCTAACCCACTTGtccatttctttatttaaaaGACTAGGATAGCCTCTAACTAATAAAGTATATTGCACTCTTCCATCTTTCCTACGtgggacaaagaaaaaaggcacttttatttgttttgcaaacaaacttcaacaaagaCAAGagtagttgatttttttttttttttttttgttaagagATACTAACaacagaaaagaaagatgaaaaagacTAAATCTGGGA
It encodes the following:
- the LOC115739413 gene encoding uncharacterized protein LOC115739413 gives rise to the protein MPSSPSKYEDIHRSNRSNPMERALTLCFVLTLLLNLQPAESPDPACRNTCGSLTVKYPFGTGYGCGSPRFHPYVTCFHAQDRHELVFATHTGLYPITSISYTTSTLIISPPYMSTCTSMKPSPNLGLDWSGPFELGSSTFVLLHCDPSTTSLTVKGSPICDRSSPNLCSSMYACPAVLALGLPPFSPTNTCCVYSPANFDGKGELDLQALECSGYAPVVSLGDYPTDPTQWEYGVELKYTQGAFESNHMDTKCPTCENSGGACGYDSPSLAFLCVCGGGYNTSTDCNIYNQVEGIIWSSASFPSRKNRWSNLGYSGLVLTAAACSMNQSLRKLFFQVGINP